A part of Denticeps clupeoides unplaced genomic scaffold, fDenClu1.1, whole genome shotgun sequence genomic DNA contains:
- the LOC114779525 gene encoding ras and EF-hand domain-containing protein homolog isoform X2, giving the protein MVGAVKVEGGEIQFSQILVELGAEKIFKDQWELCDLWVQLQTERPQMLSALEELLTHVLTHLQDSLRERESLEQALRRREYDHDRVVRSIYEDMEHQIKEEREKRATQQCDRREQLQEQLMACEQELEFTLTKQRELENRVAVLTGEQSETRDQNHRLHSVNLQLQEQLDSSRDELQTALSLLEQLQTSLKQQQSRKDRDVLKVSKNMQREKESLLRQLDLLRDMNKRLRDEKDAHQTQKRRCNVRRLLEKKGSVIGDYLLHSNTVSRQPSSTEGLNTSTEPERTAGCQDTQTKETRQPADGQQDSSQRAFKVMFLGNSGVGKSSFIHHYCRGHFPNSMSSTVGIDFQMRSVTLDSTPIILQLWDTAGQERFHSITQQYYRKADGILAMYDLTQAGSLTALSHWLDQVQERVGEGAVLMLVGNKADLVDRGRSAVTMQDGRRMAERYQAQYFECSAKSGFNIEESMSHMARLLAAQQDLHRENTVVLDGHPTARGRCCK; this is encoded by the exons ATGGTGGGGGCGGTGaaggtggagggaggggagatCCAGTTCTCGCAGATCCTGGTGGAGCTGGGAGCAGAGAAGATCTTTAAAGA tcagtgGGAGCTGTGTGATCTGTGGGTCCAGCTGCAGACGGAACGTCCACAGATGCTGAGTgcgctggaggagctgctgacCCACGTGTTGACCCACCTCCAGGACTCCCTCAGGGAGAGGGAGAGTTTGGAGCAGGCGCTGCGCAG acggGAGTATGACCACGACCGGGTGGTCCGGTCCATATACGAGGACATGGAGCACCAGATTAAAGAGGAGCGTGAGAAACGGGCCACTCAG CAGTGTGACCGGAGGGAGCAGCTACAGGAGCAGCTGATGGCATGTGAGCAGGAGCTGGAGTTTACACTCACCAAGCAGAGAGAG CTGGAGAACCGCGTTGCGGTGCTAACTGGAGAACAGTCTGAAACACGCGACCAGAACCACAGGCTGCATTCGGTCAAcctgcagctgcaggaacagCTGGACTCCAGCAGGGACGAGCTGCAGACGGCGCTGAGTCTCCTGGAGCAGCTGCAGACTTccctgaagcagcagcagagccgcaaggacag GGACGTGCTGAAGGTGTCTAAGAACatgcagagagagaaggagagtcTCTTGAGACAACTGGACCTGCTCAg GGACATGAACAAACGTCTCCGTGATGAGAAGGATGCCCACCAGACCCAGAAGAGG AGATGTAACGTGAGGAGGCTTTTGGAGAAGAAGGGTTCAGTAATAGGAGACTACTTactacacagcaacacagttaGCAG GCAGCCAAGCTCCACTGAAGGCCTCAACACCTCCACTGAGCCAGAAAGAACAGCAGGGTGCCAGGACACCCAAACCAAAGAGACACGACAGCCAGCGGATGGACAGCAAGACTCCTCTCAG CGGGCTTTTAAAGTGATGTTTCTGGGTAACTCTGGAGTGGGGAAGAGCTCCTTCATCCACCATTACTGCAGAGGCCACTTCCCCAACAGCATGAGCTCCACCGTAG GCATAGATTTCCAGATGAGGAGCGTCACGCTCGACTCCACCCCCATCATCCTGCAGCTGTGGGACACCGCAGGGCAGGAGAG GTTCCACAGCATCACGCAGCAGTACTACCGCAAGGCCGATGGCATCCTGGCCATGTATGACCTCACTCAGGCCGGGTCCCTCACGGCTCTGTCCCACTGGCTGGATCAAGTGCAG GAGAGGGTTGGAGAAGGGGCGGTGCTGATGCTGGTAGGGAATAAAGCCGACCTGGTGGACAGGGGGAGGAGTGCGGTGACCATGCAGGACGGCCGGCGGATGGCCGAG cggtACCAGGCCCAGTACTTTGAGTGCAGCGCTAAGAGCGGCTTCAACATTGAAGAGTCCATGAGCCACATGGCGAG GCTGCTGGCTGCTCAGCAGGACTTGCATCGCGAAAACACGGTGGTGTTGGACGGCCACCCGAccgccagggggcgctgctGCAAATAG
- the LOC114779530 gene encoding CD151 antigen-like isoform X2: MNVKPARHGDWRALFRRPRPPGHAHPRRSERGRSGDGAGRDKAGRREKEVGGPADRFTPWRSFFSLRMTMEEDKTNTCGTICLKYLLLTFNLLFWLAGGAVMAVGIWTLVDKSDYISLLASSTYSAAAYILILAGAVVIVTGAIGCCATIKEQRGFLIVYFVLLLLIFLLEITAGVLAYIYHQELSDELRADLKETMVQQYQQPGQDHVTRAVDRLQQDMKCCGSSNSSDWDDGAWIHALAGGRRVPDSCCKTPSERCGRRDHPSNIYKVEGGCIRKLEEFVLHHLLVLGCVAIGIAFLQLMGMVFTCCLYHSLKEDPY, translated from the exons ATGAACGTGAAGCCGGCGCGCCACGGAGACTGGCGCGCTTTATTTAgacggccccgcccacccggccacgcccacccgcgGCGCTCGGAGCGGGGACGGAGCGGGGACGGAGCGGGACGCGACAAGGCAGGtaggagagagaaggaggtcGGGGGGCCCGCGGATCGCTTTACTCCGTGGAG ATCGTTCTTCAGTCTCAGGATGACCATGGAGGAGGACAAGACCAACACGTGCGGGACGATCTGTCTAAAGTAcctgctcctcaccttcaacctGCTTTTCTGG CTGGCAGGGGGCGCTGTAATGGCAGTGGGCATCTGGACCCTGGTGGACAAGAGTGACTACATCAGTCTTCTGGCCTCCAGCACTTACTCCGCCGCCGCCTACATCCTCATCCTGGCAGGGGCTGTTGTCATAGTGACAGGAGCAATCGGCTGCTGCGCCACCATCAAGGAGCAGCGGGGCTTTCTGATAGTG taCTTTGTCCTGCTGTTGTTAATTTTCCTGCTGGAGATCACCGCTGGAGTGTTGGCCTACATCTACCACCAGGAG ctgagTGACGAGCTCAGGGCCGACCTGAAGGAGACCATGGTGCAGCAGTACCAGCAGCCGGGGCAGGACCACGTGACCCGGGCGGTGGACCGGCTGCAGCAGGAC ATGAAGTGCTGCGGCAGCAGCAACTCCTCCGACTGGGACGACGGGGCGTGGATCCACGCGCTGGCCGGCGGCAGGCGGGTCCCGGACAGCTGCTGCAAAACCCCCTCGGAGCGATGCGGCCGGCGGGACCACCCCTCCAACATCTACAAGGTGGAG GGTGGCTGCATCAGGAAGCTGGAGGAGTTTGTTCTCCATCACCTGCTCGTCCTGGGTTGCGTGGCCATCGGCATTGCCTTCCTTCAG CTGATGGGGATGGTCTTCACCTGCTGTCTCTACCACAGCCTGAAAGAAGATCCATACTGA
- the LOC114779530 gene encoding CD151 antigen-like isoform X1 → MNVKPARHGDWRALFRRPRPPGHAHPRRSERGRSGDGAGRDKAGRREKEVGGPADRFTPWRSFFSLRMTMEEDKTNTCGTICLKYLLLTFNLLFWLAGGAVMAVGIWTLVDKSDYISLLASSTYSAAAYILILAGAVVIVTGAIGCCATIKEQRGFLIVYFVLLLLIFLLEITAGVLAYIYHQECFPFCHQLSDELRADLKETMVQQYQQPGQDHVTRAVDRLQQDMKCCGSSNSSDWDDGAWIHALAGGRRVPDSCCKTPSERCGRRDHPSNIYKVEGGCIRKLEEFVLHHLLVLGCVAIGIAFLQLMGMVFTCCLYHSLKEDPY, encoded by the exons ATGAACGTGAAGCCGGCGCGCCACGGAGACTGGCGCGCTTTATTTAgacggccccgcccacccggccacgcccacccgcgGCGCTCGGAGCGGGGACGGAGCGGGGACGGAGCGGGACGCGACAAGGCAGGtaggagagagaaggaggtcGGGGGGCCCGCGGATCGCTTTACTCCGTGGAG ATCGTTCTTCAGTCTCAGGATGACCATGGAGGAGGACAAGACCAACACGTGCGGGACGATCTGTCTAAAGTAcctgctcctcaccttcaacctGCTTTTCTGG CTGGCAGGGGGCGCTGTAATGGCAGTGGGCATCTGGACCCTGGTGGACAAGAGTGACTACATCAGTCTTCTGGCCTCCAGCACTTACTCCGCCGCCGCCTACATCCTCATCCTGGCAGGGGCTGTTGTCATAGTGACAGGAGCAATCGGCTGCTGCGCCACCATCAAGGAGCAGCGGGGCTTTCTGATAGTG taCTTTGTCCTGCTGTTGTTAATTTTCCTGCTGGAGATCACCGCTGGAGTGTTGGCCTACATCTACCACCAGGAG TGTTTTCCTTTCTGCCATCAG ctgagTGACGAGCTCAGGGCCGACCTGAAGGAGACCATGGTGCAGCAGTACCAGCAGCCGGGGCAGGACCACGTGACCCGGGCGGTGGACCGGCTGCAGCAGGAC ATGAAGTGCTGCGGCAGCAGCAACTCCTCCGACTGGGACGACGGGGCGTGGATCCACGCGCTGGCCGGCGGCAGGCGGGTCCCGGACAGCTGCTGCAAAACCCCCTCGGAGCGATGCGGCCGGCGGGACCACCCCTCCAACATCTACAAGGTGGAG GGTGGCTGCATCAGGAAGCTGGAGGAGTTTGTTCTCCATCACCTGCTCGTCCTGGGTTGCGTGGCCATCGGCATTGCCTTCCTTCAG CTGATGGGGATGGTCTTCACCTGCTGTCTCTACCACAGCCTGAAAGAAGATCCATACTGA
- the LOC114779530 gene encoding CD151 antigen-like isoform X3 produces MTMEEDKTNTCGTICLKYLLLTFNLLFWLAGGAVMAVGIWTLVDKSDYISLLASSTYSAAAYILILAGAVVIVTGAIGCCATIKEQRGFLIVYFVLLLLIFLLEITAGVLAYIYHQECFPFCHQLSDELRADLKETMVQQYQQPGQDHVTRAVDRLQQDMKCCGSSNSSDWDDGAWIHALAGGRRVPDSCCKTPSERCGRRDHPSNIYKVEGGCIRKLEEFVLHHLLVLGCVAIGIAFLQLMGMVFTCCLYHSLKEDPY; encoded by the exons ATGACCATGGAGGAGGACAAGACCAACACGTGCGGGACGATCTGTCTAAAGTAcctgctcctcaccttcaacctGCTTTTCTGG CTGGCAGGGGGCGCTGTAATGGCAGTGGGCATCTGGACCCTGGTGGACAAGAGTGACTACATCAGTCTTCTGGCCTCCAGCACTTACTCCGCCGCCGCCTACATCCTCATCCTGGCAGGGGCTGTTGTCATAGTGACAGGAGCAATCGGCTGCTGCGCCACCATCAAGGAGCAGCGGGGCTTTCTGATAGTG taCTTTGTCCTGCTGTTGTTAATTTTCCTGCTGGAGATCACCGCTGGAGTGTTGGCCTACATCTACCACCAGGAG TGTTTTCCTTTCTGCCATCAG ctgagTGACGAGCTCAGGGCCGACCTGAAGGAGACCATGGTGCAGCAGTACCAGCAGCCGGGGCAGGACCACGTGACCCGGGCGGTGGACCGGCTGCAGCAGGAC ATGAAGTGCTGCGGCAGCAGCAACTCCTCCGACTGGGACGACGGGGCGTGGATCCACGCGCTGGCCGGCGGCAGGCGGGTCCCGGACAGCTGCTGCAAAACCCCCTCGGAGCGATGCGGCCGGCGGGACCACCCCTCCAACATCTACAAGGTGGAG GGTGGCTGCATCAGGAAGCTGGAGGAGTTTGTTCTCCATCACCTGCTCGTCCTGGGTTGCGTGGCCATCGGCATTGCCTTCCTTCAG CTGATGGGGATGGTCTTCACCTGCTGTCTCTACCACAGCCTGAAAGAAGATCCATACTGA
- the LOC114779531 gene encoding glutamine amidotransferase-like class 1 domain-containing protein 1 — translation MSAKPTCLLVASAAPQGVRARSFQQAFSLCCAVFDLQTATPGGKPVDFVGVDDGTARWIQDFGAKPYAAPAKLESIDGARYQALLIPDCPGALVDLAHSGSLARILAHFTSQQKPVCAVGQGVSALCCATDGQRWLFSGYSLTGPSVFELVRSPDFADLPLVVEDFVKDSGGSFTASQEDALHVVLDRHLVTGQNVQSTAAAVNNLILLCGGR, via the exons ATGTCGGCGAAGCCCACCTGCCTCCTGGTGGCGAGCGCTGCGCCGCAAG GTGTGCGCGCTCGCTCCTTCCAGCAGGCCTTCTCCCTCTGTTGTGCCGTTTTCGACCTGCAGACCGCCACGCCCGGG GGGAAACCCGTCGACTTTGTGGGGGTCGATGACGGCACCGCCAGGTGGATCCAGGACTTCGGCGCGAAGCCGTACGCCGCCCCGGCCAAGCTTGAGTCCATAGACG gagCTCGGTACCAGGCGCTCCTCATCCCGGACTGTCCCGGCGCCCTGGTGGATCTGGCCCACAGCGGCTCCCTGGCGCGCATCCTCGCGCACTTCACCTCTCAGCAAA AGCCCGTGTGTGCGGTGGGTCAGGGGgtctctgctctctgctgtgCTACAGACGGCCAGCGTTGGCTCTTCAGCGGTTACAGCCTCACAGGG CCGTCTGTGTTTGAACTGGTTCGCTCCCCGGACTTCGCCGACCTGCCGCTGGTTGTGGAGGACTTTGTGAAGGACAGTGGTGGATCTTTTACGG CGAGCCAGGAGGACGCCCTGCACGTGGTTCTGGACCGGCACCTGGTGACGGGCCAGAATGTCCAGTCCACGGCAGCAGCAGTCAACAACCTCATCCTGCTGTGCGGCGGCCGGTAG